A genome region from Arachis duranensis cultivar V14167 chromosome 6, aradu.V14167.gnm2.J7QH, whole genome shotgun sequence includes the following:
- the LOC107493756 gene encoding uncharacterized protein LOC107493756 codes for MRGLASCYNEHAIRVSDSYCSSKPSSEAYLCPKITLSSTKYYVTSVYKVNFNSTQKPQLLLISITWTKKLIGQGFVITVTNNSDPSFHSIPKEHQLRKSKGNETLESQNLHVQVSWDVTAAKYSSDQGPEPIGGFYVDVLVNAEPCLHLGDNKNAEANGGYGSFSLVSRIERFFGNTMFSTKTRFSDAGISHDIVINFRTVDEECYKGHGHDEVVLCVHMDEKRILQVKKLKWNFRGNHTVFVDGLVVDMMWDIHDWLFFDQNNRGSAVFMFRTRSGLDSRLWLLEEKDFQTSDNGFSLLICANSKNPD; via the coding sequence atgagAGGGTTAGCATCATGTTACAATGAACATGCGATTAGAGTGTCCGATTCGTATTGTTCTTCAAAGCCTTCAAGCGAAGCCTATCTCTGTCCAAAGATAACCCTTTCTTCCACCAAATACTATGTTACTTCAGTTTACAAAGTCAACTTTAATTCAACGCAAAAACCACAACTGCTCTTGATATCAATAACTTGGACCAAGAAACTCATAGGCCAAGGCTTCGTCATAACCGTTACCAATAATTCTGATCCTTCTTTCCACTCCATACCAAAGGAGCACCAATTAAGAAAAAGCAAAGGAAACGAAACCTTGGAGTCTCAGAACCTTCACGTGCAAGTCTCGTGGGATGTCACTGCCGCAAAATACAGCAGCGATCAAGGGCCAGAGCCTATTGGCGGGTTCTACGTTGATGTTTTGGTTAACGCAGAACCCTGCCTGCACCTCGGTGACAACAAGAACGCCGAGGCAAATGGTGGCTATGGAAGCTTCTCGTTGGTTTCTAGAATCGAGAGGTTCTTCGGCAATACTATGTTTTCGACGAAGACGAGGTTCTCCGATGCGGGAATCTCGCACGACATAGTGATAAATTTTCGTACGGTAGACGAAGAATGTTACAAGGGACACGGACATGATGAAGTAGTATTGTGTGTGCATATGGACGAGAAGAGAATTTTGCAGGTGAAGAAGCTGAAGTGGAACTTTCGCGGGAACCACACGGTTTTCGTGGACGGTTTAGTTGTGGATATGATGTGGGACATTCATGATTGGCTTTTCTTCGATCAAAACAACAGAGGCTCTGCTGTTTTCATGTTCCGTACGAGGAGTGGATTGGACAGTAGGTTGTGGTTGTTGGAAGAGAAGGATTTCCAGACAAGTGACAATGGATTCTCTTTGTTGATATGTGCTAACAGTAAGAATCCTGATTGA